The genomic interval GCTACGAGCTGGCCACGCTGGCGGCGGCGACCGCGCTGAAGTCGAGCTACTGCAGCCTCGCGCACGGGCAGGTGCTGGCCGACAAGTTCTACACGGCCGAGGAGGTGGCGGCCCTCGTCGACGAGCCGCCGAACAACCCGATCGACCAAGCGGTGATGGCGTTCGCCCGGAAGGTCGCACTCGCGGCGGACACGGTCACCCAGGCCGACGTCGACGGGCTGAAAGCGCTCGGTCTGGCCGATGCCGACGTACTCGACGTCGCCCTGGCCGCCGCGGCCCGGGCGTTCTTCTCCAAGACTCTGGACGCCACCGGCACCCAGCCCGACTCGGCCTTCAACGGCCTGCCCGACGCCCTTCGCAAGGCCCTCACCGTCGGCCGCCCGATCTACTCGGGCTGATTGTCCGTTCCGCCGCCGAGGTGGAACTTCGTGGTGACGCCGGTGTACATCAGGTGGGTGACCAGACCTTGCGCCGCGTGCGGGAGGTTGTGGCAGTGGTCCATCCAGATACCGGGGTTGTCCGCCACGAAGGCCACCTCGTAGGTCTCCTTGTCCTCCACGTTCAGGGAGTCCGTCCACCACGGGCTCCCGGTCGCCTTCACCCCGTTCCGGCTGAGGACGACGAGGTGGTGGCCGTGCAGGTGCATCGGGTGGACCTGGCCCGAGGTGTTCTTGATCGTCATCCGGACGATGTCGCCTTCGCTGACCACGAACATCGGCACGTCCGGGTACTGGTGCCCGTTGATCGTCCACCACCGCAGTCCGGGCTTCCCGTCGAAGAACCCGATCCGCCGGCCGATGTCGTACCGGAACACCCGCGTCGCCTTCGCCGGGTCGAACCCGATCGCCTGCGGTGACCCGTAGCTCAACAGGTCGACCTCGTCCCGCGGCTCGGTGCCGGTCGGCGCATCGCCCGCCCCGATCACCAGCGTCGTCGGTCCGCCACCGAGCCCGATCCGCACCGGCTTGCTCGTGGGCACTTCGAGGTCGATCCGCCCGCCCGCGGTGACGAGCACTTTCTTCCCGCTCACCTCGGTCGGCGCGTTCACGTCGGTGCCGTCGATCGCGACCACCTTGTACGACGCCCCGTCGACCCAGGCCGCCATCGGTCCGTTGTCGGTGTTGATCAACCGCACGCGTGCCGTCGGACCCGGTGCCGCGACGCGACGTTCGCCGTACTCGCCGTTGACCGTGCGGACCTTGTCGTAGGTGTGCACGACCGCGATCACGTCATCCGGTCTCGGCTGCACGATCAGTACGCCGTACAGCCCCTTCTGCACCTGCTCGTGCGAGACCTGGTGAGAGTGGTACCAGTACGTGCCGGCGTCCTTCGCCAGGAAGCGGTACACGAACGACTGCCCCGGCTTGATCGCATCCTGGGTGACGCCCGCGACACCGTCCTCGGCATTCGGTACGTCGACACCGTGCCAATGCAAGGTGACTCCGTCGGCCACGTTGTCATTGTGCAGCGTGACCTGGATCAGATCGCCTTGTTGTGCGACGATCCGCGGCCCGGGCGACGTGTGGTTCAGCGTGAAGCCGTCCATCGGGCCGCGGCCGGGAATGTCGAAGCGCTCCTTGCGGGCGACCAGCTCCACGGCCACGTCGGGCTTCTGGCTGGGCGGGCCGGTCAGCTCGCTGACGTCCTCGCCGTGGTGGAGATGCTCCGACTCGGGCCCGCCGCCGTAGTCGGCGTACCCCATCGCCATCGGCGACAGGTCGTTCGGCACCAGGCTCCGCACCCAGAAGAACACGATCGGCGTCAGTACGACGATCGTCGCGAGCAGCGCGATCAGCACCCGGCGAGGCGGCAGCCGCAGGGTCACGGCCGCCACCCGTCAGTTGCCAAGGGCATCTACGCGGTCGCCTCGGTGGACTCCGCGGCCGCTGCCGCCGGCGCACCGGCGGCACGGCGGGCGGCTATCCCCGCCACGGCCATCAATGCCAGCGCGTTCGCACCGTGCAGCGCGCCGATCACCGGCGCCGCGAACGCCGCGAACGCGAACGCGATCTGCAGCACGACCAGACCGACGACGTACAGCGCCCACTTCACGCCGCCCTGGATGTGCGCGAAGAACGAGACGATCAGCAACAGCAGCGCGAGCAACGGGATGATCATCGACCCGACGATGCCGTGCAGGCTGTGTCCCCAGTTGCCGTCGTAGTTCTTGTCGATCACCAGGCCGTCGTCCATGTCCTTCAGCGCGGTGAACCAGGCGACCGCGATGGCCATCGCCTGCACCAGGACGCCGATCGATACAAGACCCGCCAGTACCCGATAAGTAGCTCTCATTGTTCCCCCCAACGTAGCTGTCCTCATGGTGATGCAGATCACCTCAAGGACACAAGAGGTTAAACCTCAGCCGTGGTTGCGGGCGAACGCCTGGTACAGACCGTGCAGCGTCAGCAACGGTTCGTCGCGAACCGGCGTGGTCAGCTCGCCGACGAGGAGCGGCGCCAGCGCGCCGGTGAGCACGACGGGACTCTCCGCGTTCAAAGACTGCTCGGTCCGGATCCGTGCGACCAGACCGTCGACCAGAGCGGCGAAGCCGTGGATCGCACCGGACTGCAGGGCCTCGACGGTGTTCTTCGCGACCACCGACCGCGGCCGGACCAGCTCGACCCGGCGCAGCTGCGCGGCGGCGTACCCGAGCGCGTCGGTCGCGGTTTCGATGCCTGGGGCAATCACTCCGCCGATGAAAGCGCCGGCCGGATTGACCACGTCGATGGTGATCGCCGTACCGACATCGACGACCAGGCAGGGCGCGCCGTGCTTGTGCACCGCGGCCAGCGCGTTCGCGATCCGGTCGGTGCCGACCTCGCGCGGGTTGTCCACCAGCACCGGCAGCCCGGTCTTCACGCCCGGCTCGACCACGACGCTCGGCACGTCCTGGTAGTACCGCGAGACGACGTCCCGCAGCTCGTGCAGCACATGCGGTACGGCGGAACACACCGCGATCCCGTGGACCGGCGACTCGCCTGCGAGCAGGCCCTGCAGCAGAACGGCCCACTCGTCCGCCGTACGGCGTGGATCGGTGCCGACCCACCAATGCCGCTTGGCCGTGCCCTCGAACACCAGGCCGACCAGCGTCCTGGTGTTCTCCACGGCCACGGCCAGCAGCATCAGGACTCCTTGAGATCCAGCGCGATGTCGAGCACCGGCGCCGAGTGCGTCAGCGCGCCGACAGCGAGGAAGTCGACGCCGGTCTCGGCGACCTCCCGGGCCTGGTCCAGCGTGAGGCCGCCGGAGGCCTCGAGCCGCGCCCGGCCGCCGACCTTCTCGACGGCTTCGCGCAGCAGCGGGACGTCCATGTTGTCGAGCAGGATCAGCTCGGCGCCGGACTCCACCGCGATCAGCGCGTCGTCGACCGAGTCGACCTCGACCTCGATCGAGATGTCCGGGTACGCCTTGCGCACCAGCCGGAACGCCTCCGCGACGCCACCGGCCGCGATCACGTGGTTGTCCTTGATCAGCGCGGCGTCGGAAAGCCCCATCCGGTGGTTCTTCCCGCCACCGCAGCGGACGGCGTACTTCTCCAGGGACCGCAGCAGCGGCATCGTCTTGCGGGTGTCGCGGATGACCGCGCCGGTGCCCGCGACCGCGTCCACCCAGCGCCGGGTCAGGGTGGCGACACCGCTCAGGTGGCACAGCAGGTTCAGCGTTGTGCGTTCGGCGGTGAGGAGGTGCCGGGTCTTGCCGCGGACCGTCATCAGGACGGCGCCGGCCTGCACGGACGCGCCGTCACGAACGGAGTGCTCGATCTCGAGCTCGTCCTTGGCGGCGACCAGCCGCAGTACGAGCTCCGCGATCTCCAGCCCGGCCACCACGCCGTCGGTGCGCGCGACCAGCTCGGCGACCGAGATCTGGTCCGGATCGACGGTGGCCGTGGTGGTCACGTCCACTCCCCCGGCCAGATCCTCTTCGATGGTGGCCCGCACGAGGTCAACGACCCATTGCCGGTCGACAGTCTCATCCATGCCGGTCATTCTCCTCGGATTCGTGCGGAAAAAACGTGGCCTGCGGCACAGCGCGCTCGCCGGCTGCGGGCAGCGTCAGGTCCAGACTGCCTGACCAGTTCAGATCATCGCGATCGGGGTGGTCCTCGCGCCAGTGCGCGCCGCGGCTTTCCTCGCGGACGGTCGCGGCGGCCAGGAGCGCAGACGCGACCGTGACCAGGTTCGTCGCCTCCCATCCCGGCGTACCCGGCTCGTCGGGCGGCTGCTCGATCAGCTTGCCGATCGTCGCACCCGCCTCGGACAGTCCGGAGGCGCTCCGGATCACCCCGGCACCGGCGGTCATCGCCCGCTGCAGCTCGGGTACGACGTCCGCGTCGACGAGTCCCGGCGTACGGGCGTCGACGGCCGGCTCGCGTCGCTCGGGCAGACCGTCCGCGAGGTGCGCGGCGATCCGCCGGGCGAACACGAGGCCTTCGAGCAGCGAGTTCGAGGCAAGCCGGTTGGCGCCGTGTACGCCGGTGCAGGCGACCTCGCCGCACGCGTACAGGCCGGGCACCGAGGTCTGACCATCGAGGTCGGTCCACACGCCGCCGGACGAGTAGTGGCAGGCCGGCGCGACCGGGATCAGCTCACGCACCGGGTCGATGCCGTGCGAGCGGCAGGACGCCAGGATCGTCGGGAACCGCACCCGCCACTTCTCGTCGCCGAAGTGCCGGGCGTCCAGGTAGACGTGATCCTTGCCAGTAGCAAGCATCTGCCGCATGATCGCCTTCGCCACGATGTCCCGCGGCGCGAGGTCGGCGAGCTCGTGCTGCCCCTGCATGAACCGCTTGCCGGTGTGGTCGACGAGGAACGCGCCTTCACCGCGGACCGCCTCGGACACCAACGGCTGCTGGCCTTTCGCGCTCTTGCCCAGCCAGAGCACGGTCGGGTGGAACTGGATGAACTCCAGGTCCCGCACCTTCGCGCCGGCCCGCAACGCCAGTGCCATGCCGTCACCGGTGGACACACTCGGGTTGGTAGTTGCCGCGTACAACTGTCCGAGACCGCCGGAGGCCAGGATCACGGCGCGGGCCCGGACCGCCCCGACGCCGTCGAGCTGGCCCTCACCCATCACGTGCAAGGTGACGCCGGCGATGGCGCCGTCCTCGGCGGTGAGCAGGTCGAGGACCAGTGCGTGCTCGATCAGCCGAATATCCTTGGCCTGTTTGACCGCGGCGACCAGGGCGCGCTCGATCTCCGCGCCGGTCGCGTCGCCGCCGGCGTGCGCGATGCGGTTGCGGTGGTGCCCGCCCTCACGACCGAGCGAGATCTCCCCGTCGGCCAGGGTGTCGAAACGCGCGCCCAGCTCGATCAGGTCACGGACCGCGTCCGGTCCCTCGGTGACGAGGACCCGGACGGCTTCGGGGTCGCTGAGCCCCGCGCCCGCGACCAGCGTGTCCCGCAAGTGATCCTCGGCTGAGTCCTCCGGGTCGAGCGCGGCCGCGATCCCGCCCTGGGCCCACTGCGTAGAGCCGGACGCGACAACGTCCTTGGTCACCACCAGCACGGATCCCAGCTCACGGGCCTTGAGCGCAGCAGTCAGCCCGGCGACGCCGGAACCGACCACCACCACGTCGACCGAGTCCGTCCAACCAGCCTCAGCCGCGGCCAGCCGTTGCGGGACTGCAGGTGCGGTCATTTAGGGACCGTATCAACGGATTTCATCGGAGGGTGATGGAAATGTTGTCAATGAGACGGGTCAGACCGACCCGGGCGGCGATCAGCATGCGGGCCTCGCCGGGGCCGATCACCGGGCCGAGATCGGGGGCGCGCAGGGCCAGGTAGTCGATCTTCACCGACGGCACCGCCTCCAACTCGGCGTGAGCCGCGGTCATCACCGCGTCCGGCCCGTTCATCCCCGCCTTCGCGCCGGCGCTCAGAGCGCGGTACAGCACCAGCGCCTCGTCACGCTCGGTCTCACTCAGGTAGCGGTTGCGTGAGGACATCGCCAGCCCGTCCGGCTCCCGCACGGTCGGCACCGGCACGATGTCGACGTCCATGTCCAGGTCGCACACCATTTCCCGGATCAGCGTCAGCTGCTGGTAGTCCTTCTCACCGAACAGGGCGAGATCGGGCGCGGTCAGGTGCAGCAGCTTCGACACCACGGTCAGCACACCGGAGAAGTGGCCGGGCCGGAACACCCCTTCGAGTTCGTCGGCCAGCGGACCAGGGTGCACGGTGATCGACGGCTC from Kribbella sp. NBC_00709 carries:
- a CDS encoding carboxymuconolactone decarboxylase family protein, with translation MAFIDTPKDPEFFEANRAPAGHVPNFVHTFAARPAVYDAWKQLNGAIKESMDLRRYELATLAAATALKSSYCSLAHGQVLADKFYTAEEVAALVDEPPNNPIDQAVMAFARKVALAADTVTQADVDGLKALGLADADVLDVALAAAARAFFSKTLDATGTQPDSAFNGLPDALRKALTVGRPIYSG
- a CDS encoding type III pantothenate kinase; this encodes MLLAVAVENTRTLVGLVFEGTAKRHWWVGTDPRRTADEWAVLLQGLLAGESPVHGIAVCSAVPHVLHELRDVVSRYYQDVPSVVVEPGVKTGLPVLVDNPREVGTDRIANALAAVHKHGAPCLVVDVGTAITIDVVNPAGAFIGGVIAPGIETATDALGYAAAQLRRVELVRPRSVVAKNTVEALQSGAIHGFAALVDGLVARIRTEQSLNAESPVVLTGALAPLLVGELTTPVRDEPLLTLHGLYQAFARNHG
- the nadC gene encoding carboxylating nicotinate-nucleotide diphosphorylase; the protein is MDETVDRQWVVDLVRATIEEDLAGGVDVTTTATVDPDQISVAELVARTDGVVAGLEIAELVLRLVAAKDELEIEHSVRDGASVQAGAVLMTVRGKTRHLLTAERTTLNLLCHLSGVATLTRRWVDAVAGTGAVIRDTRKTMPLLRSLEKYAVRCGGGKNHRMGLSDAALIKDNHVIAAGGVAEAFRLVRKAYPDISIEVEVDSVDDALIAVESGAELILLDNMDVPLLREAVEKVGGRARLEASGGLTLDQAREVAETGVDFLAVGALTHSAPVLDIALDLKES
- a CDS encoding multicopper oxidase family protein, which produces MTLRLPPRRVLIALLATIVVLTPIVFFWVRSLVPNDLSPMAMGYADYGGGPESEHLHHGEDVSELTGPPSQKPDVAVELVARKERFDIPGRGPMDGFTLNHTSPGPRIVAQQGDLIQVTLHNDNVADGVTLHWHGVDVPNAEDGVAGVTQDAIKPGQSFVYRFLAKDAGTYWYHSHQVSHEQVQKGLYGVLIVQPRPDDVIAVVHTYDKVRTVNGEYGERRVAAPGPTARVRLINTDNGPMAAWVDGASYKVVAIDGTDVNAPTEVSGKKVLVTAGGRIDLEVPTSKPVRIGLGGGPTTLVIGAGDAPTGTEPRDEVDLLSYGSPQAIGFDPAKATRVFRYDIGRRIGFFDGKPGLRWWTINGHQYPDVPMFVVSEGDIVRMTIKNTSGQVHPMHLHGHHLVVLSRNGVKATGSPWWTDSLNVEDKETYEVAFVADNPGIWMDHCHNLPHAAQGLVTHLMYTGVTTKFHLGGGTDNQPE
- a CDS encoding L-aspartate oxidase — encoded protein: MTAPAVPQRLAAAEAGWTDSVDVVVVGSGVAGLTAALKARELGSVLVVTKDVVASGSTQWAQGGIAAALDPEDSAEDHLRDTLVAGAGLSDPEAVRVLVTEGPDAVRDLIELGARFDTLADGEISLGREGGHHRNRIAHAGGDATGAEIERALVAAVKQAKDIRLIEHALVLDLLTAEDGAIAGVTLHVMGEGQLDGVGAVRARAVILASGGLGQLYAATTNPSVSTGDGMALALRAGAKVRDLEFIQFHPTVLWLGKSAKGQQPLVSEAVRGEGAFLVDHTGKRFMQGQHELADLAPRDIVAKAIMRQMLATGKDHVYLDARHFGDEKWRVRFPTILASCRSHGIDPVRELIPVAPACHYSSGGVWTDLDGQTSVPGLYACGEVACTGVHGANRLASNSLLEGLVFARRIAAHLADGLPERREPAVDARTPGLVDADVVPELQRAMTAGAGVIRSASGLSEAGATIGKLIEQPPDEPGTPGWEATNLVTVASALLAAATVREESRGAHWREDHPDRDDLNWSGSLDLTLPAAGERAVPQATFFPHESEENDRHG
- the panC gene encoding pantoate--beta-alanine ligase, translated to MRLTQTKAELRAAAAIRPRAVVMTMGALHEGHAALLAEARERVGPDGSVVLTIFVNPLQFGPSEDFDRYPRTLASDLAIAKNEGVDLVFNPSRDELYPNEPSITVHPGPLADELEGVFRPGHFSGVLTVVSKLLHLTAPDLALFGEKDYQQLTLIREMVCDLDMDVDIVPVPTVREPDGLAMSSRNRYLSETERDEALVLYRALSAGAKAGMNGPDAVMTAAHAELEAVPSVKIDYLALRAPDLGPVIGPGEARMLIAARVGLTRLIDNISITLR